In Kitasatospora gansuensis, a genomic segment contains:
- a CDS encoding sensor histidine kinase: MRLRSSSIRAKMIALLMVPIIALTGLWVYATLVTTGDVWTQLDVSTAYRTFGAPVDQYARDVQNERRAAVVRLADPDDKDAQEKYQQSKAVTDRSLQLLRYQADSSEGSKLDGTQRLRLQDVLAAADGVGAIRTEVDRRARNWDKVIDRYADLVQPVFAFRTAFVSRQSGQLPRQGMVLTELVRAREYLSQEDAALRGLRLTIDVANRPGSRSAKPDNAMYQTALDALHSQQTLFKVYIAELEAQDQADYRAAMTSDSMATLAWAEVQFDSFQSPTDREPALLRVPLAGWSNGADQTLGELSTLNTRLAGQIGTLAKSYAVNQLVRGGIAGLVGLIALVASVMISYRIGRGLARELIGLRNAALDLSGTRLPAVMLRLRRGEPVDIAAESPELEFGPAEIGEVGRAFNQVQRVAVEAAVEQAELRRGVSAVFVNLARRSQVLLHRQLTLLDTMERRTEDPAELEDLFKLDHLTTRMRRHAEGLIILSGGSPGRAWRKPVRMVDVVRAAVGEVEDYARVIVRPFPGTGLLGSAVADVTHLIAELVENAAVYSPPQAQVTVQGEVVAHGFSLEIDDRGLGLSEQALADINQRLAVEQEFDLADTDRLGLFVVSRLARRHGIRVHLRPSPYGGTAAIVLIPRELLAEAPDLLADGPSAPRPAAVPPAGTGRPDLVAVPALGKGGGDGKDGGHGGHRRSDGAPVGADEPVRAVGRPVGGPRPSAAEPARTPGGLPRRRSATGGPTLVPAGNSGTGRHRRADSPPEEGPVPVPVTAPAGGLLPRRVRQANLAPQLKNADTSGSGSEQSSRDRSPEEARSAFSSFQRGFQRGRGDRIQPASLTVVPDQPEPAAPAPPARPAVPGPARPGPRRPAALPAAPRPQALSAGPARSVTPAQPVTPAQPAPTEGTES, translated from the coding sequence ATGCGTCTGCGCAGCAGCTCGATCCGCGCGAAGATGATCGCGCTGCTCATGGTGCCCATCATCGCGCTCACCGGGCTGTGGGTGTACGCGACGCTGGTGACCACCGGCGACGTGTGGACCCAACTGGACGTCAGCACCGCCTACCGGACCTTCGGCGCGCCGGTCGACCAGTACGCCCGCGACGTGCAGAACGAACGCCGGGCCGCCGTCGTCCGGCTGGCCGATCCGGACGACAAGGACGCCCAGGAGAAGTACCAGCAGAGCAAGGCGGTCACCGACCGGTCGCTGCAACTGCTGCGCTACCAGGCGGACTCCTCCGAGGGGAGCAAGCTGGACGGCACCCAGCGGCTCCGGCTGCAGGACGTGCTGGCGGCGGCGGACGGGGTCGGCGCGATCCGGACCGAGGTGGACCGGCGGGCCCGGAACTGGGACAAGGTGATCGACCGTTACGCCGACCTGGTGCAGCCGGTGTTCGCGTTCCGGACCGCCTTCGTCAGCCGGCAGAGCGGCCAGCTGCCCCGGCAGGGGATGGTGCTGACCGAGCTGGTCCGCGCCCGGGAGTACCTGTCGCAGGAGGACGCGGCGCTCCGCGGCCTGCGACTGACCATCGACGTGGCCAACCGCCCCGGCTCCCGGAGCGCCAAGCCGGACAACGCGATGTACCAGACCGCCTTGGACGCGCTGCACAGCCAGCAGACCCTGTTCAAGGTCTACATCGCGGAGCTGGAGGCCCAGGACCAGGCCGACTACCGGGCGGCCATGACCAGCGACAGCATGGCGACGCTGGCCTGGGCCGAGGTGCAGTTCGACAGCTTCCAGAGCCCGACCGACCGGGAGCCGGCGCTGCTCCGGGTGCCGCTGGCCGGCTGGAGCAACGGCGCCGACCAGACGCTGGGCGAGCTCTCCACCCTGAACACCCGGCTGGCCGGCCAGATCGGCACGCTGGCGAAGTCCTATGCGGTCAACCAGCTGGTGCGCGGCGGCATCGCGGGCCTGGTCGGCCTGATCGCACTGGTCGCCTCGGTGATGATCTCCTACCGGATCGGACGCGGCCTGGCCCGCGAACTGATCGGCCTGCGGAACGCGGCACTGGACCTCTCCGGCACCCGGCTGCCCGCCGTGATGCTGCGGCTGCGCCGCGGCGAACCGGTGGACATCGCGGCCGAGTCGCCCGAGCTGGAGTTCGGCCCCGCCGAGATCGGCGAGGTCGGCCGGGCCTTCAACCAGGTGCAGCGGGTGGCGGTCGAGGCGGCGGTCGAGCAGGCCGAGCTGCGCCGCGGCGTCTCGGCGGTCTTCGTCAACCTGGCCCGGCGCAGCCAGGTGCTGCTGCACCGTCAGCTCACCCTGCTGGACACCATGGAGCGGCGCACCGAGGACCCGGCCGAGCTGGAGGACCTGTTCAAGCTCGACCACCTGACGACCCGTATGCGCCGGCACGCCGAGGGCCTGATCATCCTGTCCGGAGGTTCGCCGGGCCGGGCCTGGCGCAAGCCGGTCCGGATGGTCGACGTGGTGCGCGCCGCCGTCGGTGAGGTGGAGGACTACGCCCGGGTGATAGTCCGGCCGTTCCCCGGCACCGGGCTGCTCGGCAGTGCGGTCGCCGACGTCACCCACCTGATAGCCGAGCTGGTCGAGAACGCGGCGGTGTACTCGCCGCCGCAGGCCCAGGTCACCGTGCAGGGCGAGGTGGTCGCGCACGGCTTCTCGCTGGAGATCGACGACCGCGGCCTCGGGCTGAGCGAGCAGGCGCTCGCCGACATCAACCAACGCCTCGCCGTGGAGCAGGAGTTCGACCTCGCGGACACCGACCGGCTGGGCCTGTTCGTGGTCAGCCGGCTGGCCCGTCGGCACGGCATCCGGGTCCACCTGCGGCCCTCGCCGTACGGCGGGACGGCGGCGATCGTGCTGATCCCGCGCGAGCTGCTGGCCGAGGCCCCCGACCTGCTGGCCGACGGCCCGTCAGCACCCCGGCCGGCCGCCGTCCCGCCCGCCGGGACCGGACGTCCGGACCTGGTCGCGGTGCCCGCGCTCGGCAAGGGCGGTGGGGATGGCAAGGACGGCGGTCACGGTGGGCACCGGCGCAGCGATGGCGCACCGGTGGGCGCCGACGAGCCGGTGCGCGCGGTCGGTCGCCCGGTGGGCGGGCCGCGCCCCTCGGCCGCCGAACCCGCCCGTACGCCGGGCGGCCTGCCGCGCCGCCGGTCCGCCACCGGCGGGCCGACCCTGGTGCCGGCGGGGAACAGCGGCACCGGGCGGCACCGGCGGGCGGACAGTCCGCCGGAGGAGGGGCCGGTCCCGGTCCCGGTCACCGCTCCGGCCGGCGGGCTGCTGCCCCGCCGGGTCCGACAGGCCAACCTGGCACCGCAGTTGAAGAACGCGGACACCTCCGGCTCGGGATCCGAGCAGAGCAGCCGGGACCGTTCACCGGAGGAGGCCCGGTCGGCCTTCTCCTCCTTCCAGCGCGGCTTCCAGCGCGGCCGGGGCGACCGGATCCAGCCCGCCTCGCTCACCGTCGTCCCGGACCAGCCGGAACCCGCCGCACCCGCCCCGCCTGCCCGACCTGCCGTACCCGGCCCCGCCCGGCCGGGGCCCAGGCGCCCGGCCGCACTCCCGGCGGCGCCCCGGCCCCAGGCCCTGTCGGCAGGACCGGCCCGATCGGTGACACCTGCTCAGCCCGTGACACCTGCTCAGCCTGCACCAACGGAAGGAACCGAATCATGA
- a CDS encoding AMP-dependent synthetase/ligase, producing the protein MRQYSGPAAPDPAVGGLADSVYDTAERSPALVQLDRWQEDGWRHVTALRFRDEVLGLAKGLLSHGIRYGDRVAVMSGTRYEWTLFDYALWSIGAIPVPVYPTSAAEQVRWILAETQAVACVVEHEDHAMTVGAVCDALTELTSIWQLDQDCVSTLTEDGRGLPDSLVHRQRLGVSPDSVATVIYTSGTTGRPKGCLLTHGNLAAEADALLSGWEQVVRDTGGGQPATLVLLPLAHVYGRVVQISAIRGGVRLGHHGELTTDSLLPALASFRPTFLHLVPYVLEKVYQRAREAAEESGKAELFGQAAEVAVEWAAAREQRAFGRGPGPSPALRLRHAAYDRLVYQRLRGVLGGRTRSVMCGGSTLGRELSLFFTGAGLAVYEGYGLTETSAAVTANPPGRAKAGTVGRPLPGAEVAIGEDGEVWARGPAVFAGYLNHSQDMFYEGWLATGDLGELDQDGYLTITGRKKELIVTSSGKNLAPSVLEERVRAHPLVSQCLVVGDNRPYVAALITLDPQALAHWLKANGRAQLDPWAALADEALHAEIQRGIAAANTTVSRAESIRAFRLLPREFGPEQGLLTPSLKLRRSAIVRHYADDIEELYGN; encoded by the coding sequence GTGCGGCAGTACAGCGGTCCTGCCGCGCCGGACCCGGCCGTCGGCGGGCTCGCCGACTCGGTGTACGACACGGCCGAACGATCCCCGGCCCTGGTCCAGTTGGACCGGTGGCAGGAGGACGGCTGGCGGCACGTCACGGCGCTCCGGTTCCGGGACGAGGTGCTCGGTCTCGCCAAGGGGCTGCTCAGCCACGGCATCCGGTACGGCGACCGGGTCGCGGTGATGTCCGGCACCCGGTACGAGTGGACCCTGTTCGACTACGCGCTCTGGTCGATCGGCGCCATCCCGGTCCCGGTCTACCCGACCTCGGCGGCCGAGCAGGTGCGTTGGATCCTGGCCGAGACCCAGGCGGTGGCCTGCGTGGTCGAACACGAGGACCACGCCATGACGGTCGGCGCGGTCTGCGACGCGCTCACCGAGCTGACCTCGATCTGGCAGCTGGACCAGGACTGCGTGAGCACCCTGACCGAGGACGGCCGGGGCCTGCCGGATTCGCTGGTGCACCGTCAGCGGCTAGGCGTCTCCCCCGACTCGGTGGCCACCGTCATCTACACCTCGGGCACCACCGGCCGCCCCAAGGGCTGTCTGCTCACCCACGGCAACCTGGCCGCCGAGGCGGACGCGCTGCTGTCCGGCTGGGAGCAGGTGGTCCGGGACACCGGCGGCGGACAGCCCGCCACCCTGGTCCTGCTGCCGCTGGCGCACGTGTACGGCCGGGTGGTGCAGATCTCGGCGATCCGCGGCGGCGTCCGGCTCGGCCACCACGGCGAGCTGACCACCGACTCACTGCTGCCCGCACTCGCCTCGTTCCGGCCGACCTTCCTGCACCTGGTGCCGTACGTGCTGGAGAAGGTGTACCAACGCGCCCGGGAGGCCGCCGAGGAGAGCGGAAAGGCCGAACTCTTCGGCCAGGCCGCCGAGGTGGCGGTCGAGTGGGCGGCCGCCCGGGAACAGCGCGCCTTCGGGCGCGGCCCCGGCCCGAGCCCCGCGCTGCGGCTGCGGCACGCGGCGTACGACCGGCTGGTGTACCAGCGGCTGCGCGGGGTGCTCGGCGGGCGGACCAGGTCGGTGATGTGCGGCGGCTCGACGCTCGGCCGGGAGCTCAGCCTGTTCTTCACCGGCGCCGGCCTGGCGGTGTACGAGGGGTACGGACTGACCGAGACCTCGGCCGCCGTCACCGCCAACCCACCCGGCCGCGCCAAGGCCGGCACGGTCGGCCGACCGCTGCCCGGCGCCGAGGTGGCGATCGGCGAGGACGGCGAGGTCTGGGCCCGCGGCCCCGCGGTCTTCGCGGGCTACCTGAACCACTCCCAGGACATGTTCTACGAGGGCTGGTTGGCCACCGGCGACCTCGGCGAGCTGGACCAGGACGGCTACCTCACCATCACCGGCCGGAAGAAGGAGCTGATCGTCACCAGCAGCGGCAAGAACCTCGCCCCCTCCGTGCTGGAGGAGCGGGTCCGGGCCCACCCGCTGGTCTCCCAGTGCCTGGTGGTCGGCGACAACCGCCCCTACGTGGCCGCCCTGATCACCCTCGATCCGCAGGCCCTGGCGCACTGGCTGAAGGCCAACGGCCGGGCCCAGCTGGACCCTTGGGCCGCCCTGGCGGACGAGGCCCTGCACGCCGAGATCCAGCGTGGCATCGCCGCCGCCAACACCACCGTCTCGCGCGCCGAGTCGATCCGCGCCTTCCGCCTGCTGCCCCGCGAGTTCGGCCCGGAGCAGGGCCTGCTGACCCCGTCGCTGAAGCTCCGTCGCAGCGCGATCGTCCGGCACTACGCGGACGACATCGAGGAGCTGTACGGCAACTGA
- a CDS encoding polysaccharide deacetylase family protein: MSTTLRRLAACAAGTALTVLSAAVPAAHAETAPAVNLATNPGFEIPTLPLADWGSIPGWQCGTGEAVLNSAAHSGGSALTVTPAGDHSTGECAQTLAVRPGTTYTYSAWVRGDYVFLGATGTGNDVAPSWVQSTHGNWQKLTTSFTTGPTNTSVRLYLHGWYEQGAFSADDVELSGPAPAPAWATWNMPTQDKVVFFTIDDGWQRTADAAQFIETNKLPVTAFPLPMPSGFEPDYFKRITAVPGSSVEAHSVSHRDLTTLSAAEQQAEICDARDAAAKRYGTVPTIFRPPYFAFNADTLQAAANCGLRTVLTATADYSWGASNSYRGGLQAGDVVIFHFADSLAGDLQRALTDATARGLTVAGLRNYTS; encoded by the coding sequence GTGTCCACCACTCTGCGCCGTCTCGCCGCCTGCGCGGCCGGCACGGCACTCACGGTCCTGAGCGCCGCGGTTCCCGCCGCGCACGCCGAGACCGCTCCGGCCGTCAACCTCGCCACCAACCCCGGCTTCGAGATCCCCACCCTGCCGCTGGCGGACTGGGGCTCGATCCCCGGCTGGCAGTGCGGCACCGGCGAGGCCGTGCTCAACAGCGCCGCGCACAGCGGCGGTTCGGCCCTCACGGTGACCCCGGCCGGCGACCACAGCACCGGCGAGTGCGCCCAGACCCTCGCGGTCCGGCCCGGCACCACGTACACCTACTCGGCCTGGGTGCGCGGCGACTACGTCTTCCTCGGCGCCACCGGCACCGGCAACGACGTGGCCCCGTCCTGGGTGCAGTCCACCCACGGGAACTGGCAGAAGCTCACCACCAGCTTCACCACCGGTCCGACCAACACCTCCGTCCGGCTCTACCTGCACGGCTGGTACGAGCAGGGCGCCTTCTCCGCCGACGACGTCGAGCTGAGCGGCCCGGCCCCCGCTCCGGCCTGGGCGACCTGGAACATGCCGACCCAGGACAAGGTGGTCTTCTTCACCATCGACGACGGCTGGCAGCGCACCGCCGACGCCGCACAGTTCATCGAGACCAACAAGCTGCCGGTGACGGCCTTCCCGCTGCCGATGCCCTCGGGCTTCGAGCCGGACTACTTCAAGCGGATCACCGCCGTGCCCGGTTCCTCGGTCGAGGCGCACAGCGTCTCGCACCGCGACCTCACCACGCTCTCCGCCGCCGAGCAGCAGGCCGAGATCTGCGACGCCAGGGACGCGGCGGCCAAGCGGTACGGCACCGTGCCGACCATCTTCCGTCCGCCGTACTTCGCGTTCAACGCCGACACCCTGCAGGCGGCCGCCAACTGCGGGCTGCGCACCGTGCTGACCGCGACCGCGGACTACAGCTGGGGCGCGTCCAACAGCTACCGGGGCGGTCTGCAGGCCGGTGACGTGGTGATCTTCCACTTCGCCGACTCGCTGGCCGGCGACCTCCAGCGGGCCCTGACCGACGCCACCGCGCGCGGGCTGACCGTGGCCGGGCTGCGCAACTACACGAGCTGA